The window GTTAACAGTTCTAGATGTTAATTGTTTTATGTGcgttttatatattaatattaggGTAATGCaagcaacatcaaaaataaaatctagCAGGAAACAAGAATAGTAATACTGGGGtaattgttatttaaatataagaaatataataGCCAGGAAAATTCAGTGCAAGTGCGCTGTATAAAAGAAAAGCATCTCCACGGCCAACTGTTGTCTTCTATCTAGAACTGACTAATGAGTGAGCATTAAAAATGTCTCCTTAGAGGGGTGCTGTCAAAAAAtaaggcctgttaaaacccattgagtcattccttgtgtgattttggctttacaagaaataaattgtttttgttgtaataAGAGCTTGTCAGGACAGTGAGCCATAGAATCAGCCATAAGAAGGAGTTCAAATCCTCACTAGCCACTTGTGCTGTCATCACACTTTGCTGTGCACTTTGCTTTTTGTGTGCGTATGTGTATTACTACTTGTAATTCACATTTGAAGCCCAGGCAAAATCACCCAGGATTGCTTAAACAGGCTAAATGTCATCTTTATTTTTCCCCAGCAAAGTGGATTTTTGTTCCTTAAGGCCAGAAGATGATcgtttaaatatataaatggagGAGCTGTGATTCCATTGAATAAGATGATGCCTGTGTTCATGTTTCACAAATGCAATAACTGAATACGCCAAAGGTTATATTGTAATGATCTGCACATACTTAGTCCTCATCATAAATTTTTACTTTGCAGATGTTTTCAAAGCAACTTAAATTCTATAAATTGAATTTGAAAATTTACCAGGAAACGTTAAAAAGCTGTCTACCATTAAGATCATTAGTAACAGAAAcgtgtttttttatttagtgcCAAATAACACATTCCTCATGGATTACTTAATATTATAATAAGATCTACACAGCTTATTCAAGcttttcttgtctttcttttctgGAACCCAGAATTTCCCTTCAACATTTCAGTTTATGCAAAACAACAACACATCTAATGTTGGCTAGTGAGCGTGTCAATTACCGCTCTATAAGAGAGGAGAAATGCAATGTAGAAACACCTTAGATTGCTACTGCATGCAAAAACATTAGTTTCTAAATTGCAAATTATTCGTTTAATGTAATTTCAATAACTGACTAATAGAAACTGAAAAAACTAGGTTCCAATATTTTTCAAGGTCACCGTCAGTCAGAGGCCATTGGAATCATCCTAACACCCCCCCTACGTATGGTACACCTGGTCACTAAAAACTGTGGACTACTCCAACTACATAAGGGACAAACAATTGTTCTCAGGAGACGATTTTGAGATTATCTTGGTTACCTTGGAAAATGAGAACGTGGTCACATTCATAATTTGTGTGTGTTGCactgttctagatagatagatagatagatagatagatagatagatactttattaatcccaatgggaaattcacattcttcagcagcagcatactgatacaataaataatattaaattaaagaatgataataatacaggtgaaaaaaacagacaataactatgtataatgttaaatattaacgtttaccccccctggtggaattaaagagtcgcatagtttgggggaggaacgatctcctcaatctgtctgtggagcaggacagtgacagcagtctgtcgctgaagctgctcttctgtctggagatgacattatttaatggatgcagtggattctccataattgataggagcctgctgagcgcccttcgctctgccacagatgttaaactgtccagctccatgccaacaatagagcctgccttcctcaccagtttgtccaggcgtgaggcgtctttcctcttaatgctgcctccccagcacaccactgcgtagaagagggcactcgccacaactgtttgatagaacatctgcagcatcttattgcagatgttgaaggaagccagccttctaaggtagtataaccggctttgtcctttcttgcacagagcatcagtattggcagtccagtctaatttatcatccagctgcactcccagatatttataggtctgcaccatctgcatacagtcacctttgatgatcactgggtctatgaggggtctgggcctcctaaaatccaccaacagctctttggttttgctggtgttcaggtgtaggtggtttgagtcggaccatttaacaaagtcattgattaggtccctatactcctcctccagcccattcctgatacagcccacgatagcagtgtcatcagcgaacttttgcacatggcaggactccgagttgtattggaagtccgatgtatataggctgaacaggaccggagaaagtacagtcccttgtggcgctcctgtgttgctgaccacaatgtcagaattCTGTTGAAGTGAAGTAGGAACTAACCTTTATGGTAATTGGTTTTTGTTTGGCTGTAAGTCTGAAAAAAACTTAAGGTACAAACACCCAAAATGAATTTCTTGGCATTGTTCCCACTTGTTGGTATTCTAGGATCTAATAAATGACTGGAGTTCTGCCAGATCATTCATAGAATCTGATCAATGACAGGGTGCCTGTACGGTATCAGAATCTATTAATAAACAATTGATATCCATCGCTGTGCTAAACACAATCTTTTCTAAACACCATTCTTTCAGTGGAAAGGGTCTCAGTAATGAGtgatatatagatttttttttccccatcagtCACAAGTAAAAATTTCCTACATTAGGGTGATTCTCctcattcaaaacattttttggcAAGTCAATGGATGACTCAAACTGACTCACGAATACAAACTTTTACCAGTATTTAGAGAAATATTAGAGACACCAACCAATCTGGGAGCACCTTTTTGACTTATGGGGAGAAAGCTGCATAGACTTgtgaaggacaagcaaactccaAATATAAACTTTTCAAACCAGAATCAAACATCTTCAGTGGTATCAATGCCAGATGCTGTGTCAGCTATGCTGACAAATGTTGTCTGCTATATATTGAGGCCATAACAATGAAATCAACTGACCAAAACCTgagtattttaattaattttgaatcaCAGTCTTGAATTAGTCGATCTTATTCATCAGTGTTATTTAGCACTCATGTTAGTGTTAGTGGTCACATAATATACTAAGCAGCCGAGTCATCCTACATTAGCACTAGTGATTACAATTTAGTGGGGGACACTGTAGAAGCAGACATTAAAACACATATAGTAGGAAACATCTTGACTGTTTTCAAGTCATTTTCTTTatgcttattaaataattttgcttgtttttctagcggctccagcagaccctatCCCTACACCTGAAAACGTCAATATTGAAACTTCATCAGGTGGAGGGTCCATTGATGTTACCACCAAGGGCGCTTCACATGGTTTGACAGAATACCCCATTACCACTGAGTATGAGTACGAGGACATCACTTATTCTCAGCCTGTGGACAGAGAGGATGGTAAGACTCAAGGTGAAGCTGTACGTCTTCCCGATCTTtccagatgtgtatatatatatatatatatatatatatatatatatgccagtaATCTGAACTATGGCCATGCTTGAAATTATCTGCCTTTATGTAAAATGATAGGAAACACAATCTGTTTCATCAAAGTTCTTACTTAATTACTATTTTTTCTCTCatcatttttttaacacttgTTTGATCCGAGTTTATTCAACTATCCATTCCAAATGTGTGAAGAACACATAACCTCTAAAAGAGAAGACCCCAGATAAAAACACCGAGACAATATGACCTATGGTTATTTTCTCACTGGACTTCACTACTGTGATACTCATTCATCTGTTTCTCTCTGTAGGTTCACTTGGACCTGGTGCCATTGCCGCCATTGTGCTTGCAGTGATATTGGGAACTTCTGTCCTAATCGCCCTTGTTATCATCACACTGAAGAAATTCACAACGTCTTAAGTGTCTGTCAAAATTAAAAGACtcaaattaaattgttttgtgtCACTTCGAGAAAACATTAATTTGGCCTGAGCCACGTGGAATCAACATTCCCTAATGACAACGTGCAAATACAGACTCTTGGAATTTGGCAATCTAGGCCCTCAGGTACCAACATAGGCCATTTGTAAGTGAGTTAGACAAAAGATACTGTtatcaaataaatattcttctgataataaaatcttttttttatttcttagtgTGGGTGCAGAGGTTTATGTCATTAACCCATGGATGCCCAGTGGTTTATGAAATGACTGCAAGATGACTTCAAAGTGCAGTCAGAAAGGCTGATTGACTTTTTGGAAGGATATATTAAAAGCAATTAATCTTATCAGTCTGAAGTACATGAGTGAGAAAAGAGCttagacaaaaaggaaaaaaaatacaaacccaAAACAGTAATCTCATGGAACTGTGGTCTAGAGAGCAACAATGAGGTCCCACAATGTTACTGAGCTGTGGTGGAGCACAAAGAGCTGGAGATCTCCTCATCTGATGAGCTGTGCAAAAATATGTCGGTGAGGTGTTGTTGTTTGAGGTGTTAATTATCAAACAAAGATAATGATGGTGAGTGGCACCATGGACTAGTGGCAACCTCTACCTTCTTATAGATGCAGAAGACTGCATCTGAATCATGGCTTAGTTACTGTCAATGTAGGATTTGGTAGTTTTGCCAGTCTAAATTGGCatcagtgtgagtgagtgtgacaATGGCCTGCAATCTACTGGCACTTAGGCCAGCATCCTAGACACTACCTAAAAAGGCTGGGACAGGCACTGCCCAGATGGTAAATTAaatcatgcaggttagatgaagaCTCTGATCAAAAGAGGGAGCATTTCTGAGTTAGGATTTGCTAATGGAGAGCAGGGTATCTGTGTTAAAACTGCTATGAGAAAAACTGGGTATGTGTTAGTCTGCCTAGAGAACAATATGGATGTCAAGGTGGGCTATGTTATGGTTTTGTTCATGGTTAAATTAATCATTGGAACATCATGGTGAACAGACGGTTCAAATTCTACTTTCTGATGTACTAGTGAATATGTTTACTAGCGTGTAGTACTTGAGAGTTCTCTTCATGTGGACAGCAAGCGTCTGAGGGAGTTGTTAATAAGCAAAGATGTGCTGTGAAACCATGGAAGATGATGGAAGTTCACATCATACAGCTTAATCTGTGTTTCAAGCCGCAATGAGATGTATACACAAATGAGACGATTGGAGAGTTTTATTTATAAGTAGTGCAATTCTTCTTAACTATTGTGAATTATGATTATTAATATGAGATTTATTAACAATTTCCCCTGAAagtatttcatttcagtttacagGATGAGGTGGACCCTAATAAGAATGGGGTACAAAATAGATTAGGCATCAGAGTTTGTTGCAATGAACCTCCTAATACCCTAATAATATGAGATGGGGTTCCCAAGTTCAGTTCTGTGGTCCCACTGTGGCTGTCATTCCAACTAATCTGACAAAGAAATGGTCCAGTTTCACTTCTAAACACTTGAATTGTTTCATTAATCTTAATTCATCTCATTGTTTTTCTGTTACCATTGCATGTACTTTAAATGCTAACTTTTTTTGTAccatattctttttaattcactttttcctaTGGAGTTTAATTGTATTCAAACACTGACAATTAGTGATTTgcaaaactgggaaataacagcttgtttaATAAAGGCAAGACT of the Erpetoichthys calabaricus chromosome 2, fErpCal1.3, whole genome shotgun sequence genome contains:
- the snorc gene encoding protein SNORC isoform X2 yields the protein MAVRSSQKLSLVYALLFLWMATVQTAAPADPIPTPENVNIETSSGGGSIDVTTKGASHGLTEYPITTEYEYEDITYSQPVDREDGSLGPGAIAAIVLAVILGTSVLIALVIITLKKFTTS
- the snorc gene encoding protein SNORC isoform X1, giving the protein MAVRSSQKLSLVYALLFLWMATVQTAAPADPIPTPENVNIETSSGGGSIDVTTKGASHGLTEYPITTEYEYEDITYSQPVDREDGKTQGSLGPGAIAAIVLAVILGTSVLIALVIITLKKFTTS